The following coding sequences lie in one Candidatus Binatus sp. genomic window:
- a CDS encoding sodium:calcium antiporter, protein MRSNLRLEPIILLHAAILALSFVIILAGSELFTNGVEWAGHRLGIAEAAVGSLLAAVGTALPETFIPAIALLTGDSHGAHSEVGVGAIVGAPLMLSTFAIFVMGIAALAYRKRRGRIALHVVREDARRDLSFFIPVFLILAIAGTTHMGPAIRYLLAAALLIVYGSYSVMMLRLQRAADAEVEHGLYFESIFRGDGFHPRAWTVTAQLIVGLGLIIVGAKEFVDQVIEFSQHVNLNPGVLSLILSPLATELPEKFNSVIWIRQRKDHLALANITGAMVFQSCIPVALGLAFSPWHLSQSELLASAIALVSSAILYFNLRDAELGTPTLMVGGAAYAIFIGGLSYLGAL, encoded by the coding sequence TTGCGATCGAACCTTCGACTGGAGCCTATCATTCTGCTTCACGCTGCTATTCTTGCACTGAGCTTCGTCATAATTCTCGCGGGCTCTGAGCTATTCACCAACGGCGTCGAATGGGCGGGGCATCGACTCGGTATCGCCGAGGCTGCGGTGGGCAGCCTGCTGGCCGCGGTCGGGACGGCATTGCCGGAGACGTTCATCCCGGCGATCGCGCTGTTGACCGGCGATTCGCACGGCGCGCATTCCGAAGTCGGCGTCGGCGCGATCGTCGGGGCGCCGCTGATGCTTTCGACGTTCGCAATCTTCGTGATGGGGATCGCGGCGCTCGCGTATCGCAAACGGCGCGGACGAATCGCGCTGCATGTGGTGCGCGAAGATGCGCGCCGCGACCTGTCCTTCTTCATCCCGGTGTTCCTGATCCTCGCGATCGCCGGCACGACGCATATGGGTCCCGCGATTCGATACCTCCTCGCCGCGGCGTTGCTGATCGTTTACGGCAGCTACAGCGTCATGATGCTCCGTCTCCAGCGCGCGGCCGATGCGGAAGTCGAGCACGGCCTCTATTTCGAATCGATATTCCGCGGCGACGGGTTCCATCCGCGAGCGTGGACGGTGACTGCGCAATTGATCGTCGGGCTGGGGCTGATCATTGTCGGCGCCAAGGAATTTGTCGATCAGGTAATCGAGTTTTCGCAGCACGTGAATCTCAATCCGGGAGTGCTCTCGCTGATCCTGAGCCCGCTCGCGACTGAACTGCCGGAGAAATTCAACTCGGTGATCTGGATTCGCCAGCGCAAGGATCATCTCGCGCTTGCGAACATCACGGGCGCGATGGTCTTTCAGTCGTGCATTCCGGTGGCGCTGGGATTGGCGTTCTCGCCGTGGCATCTATCGCAGTCCGAGTTGCTGGCCAGCGCGATCGCGCTGGTGTCGTCGGCGATCCTTTACTTCAATCTGCGCGATGCGGAACTGGGAACGCCCACGCTGATGGTGGGCGGCGCGGCGTACGCTATTTTCATCGGCGGATTGAGTTATTTGGGCGCGCTCTAA
- a CDS encoding DNA polymerase domain-containing protein, with product MTTYQEISAQFYSNRLLFGDPADSGVVAAEIDSKNAIDIYRRLGGKLIRERRPLKLFLLVENPALMNGLRPPHQMRALDGDFRYRTLVTFDSLDALEAAKRHLRSVTNQAANAPDAPYLVLADPIEQHLMLTGTTFFIGMDFSELHRLQVDIETYISPGFEFPSAAREGDRIIAISITDSLGFERLLKGTELDERAMLEEMVRIFRERDPDVVEGHNLFRFDLEYLETRARRHRVRLALGREGKELRARASRLQIAERSIAYRRYEIPGRNIIDTWILAQHYDISSRKLESLGLKQLALHFGLARKDRVYIDASKISEYFEHEPDKLYEYALDDARETRALAEVLSPSYFVQAQIFPYSYQNAVLRGNATKIDALMMRAYLDAGHSIPSPSAPAPVLGGYTEMKRCGVARGVLHCDVTSLYPSLMLLYRHAPAADRLVVFLKLLGDLRSFRVQAKALARTLSGGEQRNADALQQTFKILINSFYGYLGFSLGHFNDFEQANAVTRRGRELIQLAVAKLEEQGAQVIEVDTDGIYFVPPADAAGDDGADALLERVAAIMPEGIKLEIDGRYAAMFSYKMKNYVLQDASGEMTVRGSGLRSRGLERFQRRFMEETFHYLLEDRRGEIVKLHDDYRERLARREIGIADLMKTETLRDSLEVYRGKIGGKQRNLSAAYELAMKAERPYLAGDQISYYVSGRGPRVPVNIAAKMATEYDPAQPDENIEYYQLKLADLLEKFRPFIARPGLFVPDPEPVPPQQLGLFDRREAEPKTPDVEQSEEPADELPDDADALVEEPDADPIQ from the coding sequence ATGACGACCTATCAGGAAATATCTGCGCAGTTTTACAGCAATCGCCTGCTGTTCGGCGACCCCGCCGATTCGGGCGTGGTGGCGGCGGAGATCGATTCGAAAAATGCGATCGATATCTACCGCCGTCTCGGCGGCAAGCTGATTCGCGAGCGGCGTCCGCTGAAGCTCTTTCTGCTCGTCGAAAATCCCGCGCTGATGAATGGCCTCAGACCACCGCATCAGATGCGCGCACTCGACGGCGACTTCCGCTATCGCACGCTTGTGACTTTCGATTCGCTCGACGCGCTGGAGGCGGCCAAGCGCCATCTGCGGAGCGTAACCAACCAGGCGGCCAACGCTCCCGACGCGCCGTACCTCGTGCTCGCCGATCCAATCGAGCAGCATCTGATGCTCACCGGCACGACGTTCTTCATCGGGATGGATTTCAGCGAACTGCATCGGCTGCAGGTCGATATCGAAACGTACATTTCGCCCGGCTTTGAATTTCCGTCGGCGGCGCGCGAAGGCGATCGCATCATTGCGATTTCAATCACCGACTCGCTTGGCTTCGAGCGGCTGCTGAAAGGAACGGAACTGGACGAGCGCGCGATGCTCGAAGAGATGGTGCGCATCTTCCGCGAGCGCGACCCCGACGTGGTCGAGGGGCACAATCTCTTTCGCTTCGACCTCGAATATCTCGAGACTCGCGCGCGGCGTCATCGCGTGCGGCTCGCGCTGGGGCGCGAGGGCAAGGAACTGCGGGCGCGGGCGTCGCGGCTGCAAATCGCGGAACGATCGATCGCGTATCGGCGCTACGAAATTCCCGGCCGCAACATCATCGATACGTGGATCCTCGCGCAGCACTACGACATTTCGAGCCGCAAGCTCGAGAGCCTGGGGCTCAAGCAACTAGCTCTGCACTTCGGCCTCGCGCGCAAGGATCGCGTTTATATCGACGCGTCGAAAATCAGTGAGTACTTCGAGCACGAGCCGGACAAGCTCTACGAGTACGCGCTCGACGACGCGCGCGAGACCCGCGCGCTCGCGGAAGTGCTCTCGCCCAGCTACTTCGTGCAGGCGCAGATTTTTCCGTACTCGTACCAGAACGCGGTGCTGCGCGGGAACGCGACCAAGATCGACGCGCTTATGATGCGCGCGTACCTCGATGCGGGACATTCGATCCCGAGTCCGTCAGCGCCGGCGCCGGTGCTCGGCGGTTATACCGAAATGAAGCGATGCGGCGTCGCGCGCGGCGTACTGCACTGCGACGTCACGTCGCTGTATCCATCGCTGATGCTGCTTTATCGGCACGCGCCGGCGGCCGACCGGCTCGTGGTTTTTCTCAAGCTGCTCGGCGATTTGCGGAGCTTTCGGGTGCAGGCCAAGGCGCTCGCGCGAACGTTGAGTGGCGGCGAGCAGCGCAACGCGGATGCGCTGCAGCAGACTTTCAAAATTCTGATCAATTCATTTTATGGGTATCTCGGTTTTTCGCTCGGGCACTTCAACGATTTCGAGCAGGCCAACGCGGTAACGCGGCGCGGACGCGAATTGATCCAGCTTGCGGTCGCGAAACTGGAAGAGCAGGGCGCGCAGGTGATCGAAGTCGATACCGACGGAATCTACTTCGTGCCGCCGGCCGACGCCGCCGGCGACGACGGCGCAGATGCGCTCCTGGAGCGGGTCGCAGCGATCATGCCCGAGGGGATCAAGCTCGAAATCGACGGCCGCTACGCTGCGATGTTCTCGTACAAAATGAAAAATTACGTCCTGCAGGACGCGTCGGGCGAGATGACGGTGCGCGGCTCGGGCCTTCGCTCGCGCGGGCTCGAACGTTTTCAGCGCCGCTTCATGGAAGAGACGTTTCACTATCTGCTCGAAGATCGTCGCGGCGAGATCGTCAAACTGCATGACGATTATCGCGAGCGGCTCGCGCGGCGCGAGATCGGAATCGCGGACCTGATGAAAACCGAGACGCTGCGCGACTCGCTCGAGGTGTATCGCGGAAAAATCGGCGGCAAGCAGCGCAATCTCTCTGCCGCCTACGAACTCGCGATGAAAGCCGAGCGTCCGTACCTGGCGGGAGATCAGATTTCCTACTACGTGAGCGGGCGCGGGCCGCGCGTACCGGTGAATATCGCGGCGAAGATGGCGACTGAATACGACCCGGCGCAACCCGACGAAAACATCGAGTACTACCAGTTGAAGCTGGCCGACCTGCTCGAGAAATTCCGGCCGTTCATCGCGCGGCCGGGCCTGTTCGTGCCCGATCCGGAGCCGGTCCCGCCGCAACAACTCGGCCTTTTCGATCGCCGCGAAGCGGAACCGAAAACGCCCGACGTCGAGCAATCGGAGGAGCCCGCCGACGAGCTGCCGGACGACGCCGATGCTCTCGTGGAAGAGCCGGACGCCGATCCGATCCAGTAG